DNA sequence from the Caulobacter segnis genome:
GTCCCGAAGCCAAGGCCAAGTACTTCAAGGACGAGTGGCAGACCCGCAAGATCACCCAGCACGACGTGATGCTGAACGTGCGCGGTTCGCTGTTCAATCTGCCGGCTGGTCCGGTCCAGGTGGCGTTCGGCGGCGAGTTCCGTCGTGACGAGGTCTCTGGCGACGTGGACCCGCTGACCAAGGCCGGCCAGTTCGCCGCGCCCCAGGTCACGGCCCTGCCGCAGATTCTGAGCAAGGTCACCGAAGGCTATGTCGAGGCCAACATTCCGCTGCTGGCCGATCTGCCGCTGGCCAAGACCCTGTCGGTCGACCTGACCGGCCGCGCCACGCACTACAGCAAGTTCGGCAACGCCAAGCCCTGGAAGGTCGGCCTGGAGTACCAGCCTGACGACCAGATCCTGGTGCGCGTGACGCGCTCGGCCGACATCCGCGCGCCGTCGGCGGCGGAGTCCAACCCCAACACCGTGCAGACCTTCCTGCCGCTCAACGATCCGTTCAGCGGGAGCAACCATCTGATCGGCGCTCTGGCAGGCGGCAATCCGAACCTCGAGCTGGAGCGGGCCAAGACCACCACGGCCGGCGTGGTGCTGAAGCCGAACTTCCTGTCCGGCTTCCACGCCTCGGTGGACTGGTACGACATCACGGTGCGCAACGCGATCGACTCGGTCTCGGCGCCGAACATTCTGTCGGCCTGCGCCACCAAGAACCTGCTGTGCAACCTGATCACCTTCAGCGGCGCGGCCAAGGCCAGCCCCGTGGTGTCGGTGCTGTCCAACTTCCAGAACGTCGCCGAGCTGCACGCCGAGGGCTACGAGTTCCAGTCGGACTATACGATCCCGGACGTCTGGGACGGCGTGATGACCTTCCAGCTCAACGCCAACTACGTGAAGGACCTGAAGTCGATCGGCGGCACGGGCCTGGTCACCCGCATGAACGGCGTCACCGGCAACGCCGGCTCGCTGGCCGGTATCGCGGGCGTGCCGAAGTACAAGATCGACGGCGTGGTCTCGTACACGCGCCCGAATTGGGGCCTGGCCGCGCACGCGCGCTACATTCCCAAGAGCATCCTGGATCCGACCAAGGTCGGGCCCGAGGATGAGGGCTACAACGTCAACCTCGCCACCAGCATCACCACCAATCGGGTCAGCTCGCGGTTCTATCTGGACCTGTCCGGCTCGGCGCAACTGCCGGCGCTGTTCGGCAGCAGCAAGACCGAGCTCTATGGCGGGATCACCAACGTGTTCGACAAGTCCCAGCCGCCCGAGCTGCGCCTGTTTGGTAACCCGCTGCAGTACGACACGGTGGGCCGCGCCTTCCGAGTAGGGGTCCGGGCCGCCTGGTAGGCGCGAAGCCCGACCGCAGACGGCGCCGCTTTTCCTTCCTCCTCGGGCGGCGCCGATCTTCCTTCCATCCCGATGCGGGGTCCTGCGGGACCCGCATCGGGATTTTTTGTGTCGGAAGCATCGCGGCGCCGAGAGGGCGCAAAGCAAAACGCCCACCCCGAGGGGCGGGCGTTGCAACAATGCGCGGAAGAGAGCCTACCAGGCTGCTTCGTAGATCGCGCGCGCGTCGGCTTCGGTCAGGACGCGGGGATTACGCTCCAGGAGGCGCGTGACCTTCATCGCCGCCGTGGCCATGCGGGGGATGGCCTGCCGCTCGATGCCGAAGTCCGACAGGCGGCGCTTGATCCCGCAGGCGTCGGCCAGGGCGATGACCCGCTCGACGCCGGCCAGGGCGTCGGCCATCGGATCGCCGCTGGGCGCCACGCCCAGGGCCTGGGCGATGTCGGCATAGCGCTCGGGAGAGGCCTCGATGTTCAGGCGCAGCACGTGCGGCAGCAGCAGGGCGTTGGCCACGCCGTGGGCGATGTGGAACTCGCCGCCCAGCGGGTAGGCCAGGGCGTGCACGGCCGCGGTGTTCACCGGACCCAGGCACAGGCCGCCATAGTAGCTGGCGATCATCATCGCCGACCGGGCCTTCAGGTCGTCGCCATGCTTGCAGGCGCGCTCGATGTTGTCGGCGATCAGGCGGATGCCGCCCAGGGCGTAGACGTCGATCAGCGGATGAGCGAACCGATTGGCGTAGGCCTCGATGCAGTGGGTCAGGGCGTCCAGGCCCGTCGCGGCGGTCACCGAGGGCGGCATGGTCACCGTGAGGGCCGGATCCAGATAGGCCGCGTCGGGCACTAGGTGCGGGCTGACGACGCCCTTCTTCAGATCCTCGTCCTCGTCGCCGAGGATGGCGATCGGTGTGACCTCGCTGCCCGTGCCGGCGGTGGTCGGGACACAGGCCAGCCAGAGGTCGCGACAGGCCACCAGGTCGGTGCCCAGCACCTCCATGATGCCCTGCCGGCCGTCGTAGAGAGCGGCGACCAGCTTGGCGACGTCCATCGCGCTGCCGCCGCCCAGTCCGACGACGGCGTCGGCCTCGCAGGCGCGAGCGGCCGCTAGGGCCGCCTCGAATTCCTTGAGAGTCGGTTCGCCCACCAGGTCATGCCAGAGGGTGGCGCGGACGCCCGCCGCTTCCAGGGTCTCGACCAACGGCCGGCACAGGAACAGCGTGGGCTCGGTGGTGGCGATGAAGACCGATGTGGCGCGACGGGAGACGAGGTCGAAGGCGCATCGCTGCAAGGCCCCCGGTCCGAACGTGAGCGTTCCCGCGTTGACCATGCTGATGAGCCTTTGCTCGCCCGACTCCATCGGCCTTTTCCTTCTATCGCCTGCAAGAGGACTAGGGCTGGCGGAGGAGGGGCACTTGCTCGTAGAGGCACCCCGACTTGCACCGGCGCTGTGGCCGGCTCGCGGGCGCGGATGTCGTCGCGCGAAAAGAATGGCGCCGCTAAAGGCAAGGTCCAGGTCGCGAAGCGGTCTAGAAGGAGCGGCTGTTCTCTCGCGAGGACGTTACAGGCATTATACAGCGGACGAACCGGCGCCTTGGCGACGGCGAGTCCGAACCAGCGAACTATCAGGAGGCCCCCGTGGCTCGCCGTTCTCCCGTCCGCGAAGATCACGTCAGCGTGGCGCCCGACGGCGACGCCCGTGATCGAGCCGAGGCGGGGCAGGGGCGGATCAAGCGCTCGCCCGGCTATGTCGAGGAGGTCTTCGAGGTCATCCGCGCCGACATCATGTCGCTGGCCATTCCGCCGGACACGCGAATCTCGATCGATGATCTGGCGCGCCGCCTGGGCGTGTCCCAGACCCCGATCCGTGAAGCGCTGAGCATGCTGGAAGCGATCGGCCTGGTCACCAAGCGCCACTTCGCCGGCTATTGCAGCGCGCCCCAGCTGAACCGCCGGCAACTGGATCAGCTGTATGAAGCCCGTCTGCTGATCGAGCCGTTCGCCGCGCGCCGCGCCGCCGAGCAGATGGACGACACGGCGATGGCCGAACTGGTCGCCCTGGCCGACGCCATGACGCCGGGCGAGTCGCGCCAGTCCTACGACAAGTTCGCCGACCAGGATTCCGAGCTGCACGACCTGATCGCGGCGGGCAGCGGCAATCCGATCATCCGCGAGACGCTGTCGCGTCTGCACTCGCACCTGCACATCTTCCGCCTGCGCTTCCATAGCGAGGTGACGACCGAGGCGGTCAACGAGCACGCGGACCTGATCGCGGCCCTGACGTCGCGCGATCCTGACGCCGCCGAGAAGGCTATGCGCGAGCATATCCAGCGCTCGTACGCCCGCGTGGTGCCGTTCGCGGGCGAATAGCTCCGCGACAAGAACATCCGAAATCGATCTCCATCCCAAGACGTCGCCTGGGCTGGAGCGCCCGCGCGGCGTGCGTCGACATGCCTGTAGCGGCAGGAAAACCGCGCTTGCGCCTGATCCGGAAAATACTGCTTTCCATATTTCCTATATGATATAGGAAATTGCTCAGGGAGGGTACGCTCCCAGTTAGGGGAGGCGCTGCGTTGAACGTCTTCAATTCAAGCGATCTGACGGGCCGGTCGGCTCCTGGTGGATGGGCGGGCCTGTTCGCCAGCCAGATCGAAGCGATGGATTTCATCCCCGCCAAGCCAGACGCCTTCATGGCGGAGCTGGCCAGCAGCGACCTGGGGCCGCTGCGCATGGCGCGGCTGACCTGCGGGCGGACGACGATCGAGCGTGGCGCCTCGCGGATCGCCGCCCATAAGGGCAGGCCGACCTATCTCTTGATGCTGCAGGTGCGCGGCGAGGCCGAGGTCAGCCACTACGGCAAGGTCTCGACCCTGGCCGAGGGCGACTTCGTGCTGTGCGACAGCGCCGCGCCTATCAAGATCCGCTTTCTCGACGACGTCGAGACGCTGTTTCTCAAGGTCGAGGCTTCGGTCCTGAAGGAACACCTGCCATCGCCAGAATGCTTCTGCGGTCGCGCCTTGCGGACCAGCGAGGGCTTGACGGCGACGGCGACGGCCATGGCCCTGAACCTGTTCGGTCACCTCGAGGCCGGGCTGTCGCTGAACTATCGGGATCGTGTCGCGCGGCATCTGCTGGACATCGTCGCGACGGCCTACGCCCTGGCCTTCGACGCGCCCAGCTCGCGTTCGTCGGTCGTCAGCGGCCGCTGCGCGACGGTGAAGCTCTTCATCGAGCAGCACCTGCGCGACCCCGAGCTGACGCCGTGCTCGGTGGCCGCCGGCACGAAGCTGTCGACGCGCTACCTGCGGATGATCTTCGCCAGCGAGAACGAGACGGTGTCGGCCTATATATTGCGCCGGCGGCTGGAGCAGTGCGCCCGGCAGATCGCCGATCCCGCCTGGCGCGGTCACTCGATGACCGAGATCGCCTTCGGCTGGGGCTTCAACAGCGCCCCGCATTTCACGCGCACCTTCCGAGACCGATTCGGCCTCCCGCCGCGCGAATACCGCCGGCTGAAGCTGGAGCAGGAGGGCGGAGCCTTCGGGACCCGAACGCGACAAGCTGCCCGGGCGGCCTGATGCAACATTCAGACATGAGGTTGATGGTGACCACGACGGAAGCCCGCCGAACCACGCTCGCGCGCCCGGACCTGCTGCGCTCGCAGGCCTACTACGCCGGCGCCTGGCGCGACGCCGCTTCGGGCGAGACCATCGCCGTGACGGATCCGTTCTCGGGTGAGACCCTGGCCCAGGTGGCCCTGGTCGGCGAAGGCGAGATCCAGGCGGCGATCGCGGCGGCCGAAGCGGCGTTTCCCCGATGGTCACGGACCCCGCATCGGGAGCGGGGCGCGCTGCTGCGCCGCTGGCTGGAGCTGATCGAGCGCGACAAGGAAGATCTGGCGCGCCTGATCACCTTGGAGAATGGCAAGCCGCTCAAGGAAGCGCGCGCCGAGGTCGCCTACGGCGCCGGCTTTATCGAGATCTATGCCGAGATGGCGGCAGGCGTCCTGGGCGAGATCATCCCGCCGAACGCGCCCGGGCGACGGCTCTTGGTCGAGCGCGAGCCCATCGGGGTCTGCGCGGCGATCACGCCGTGGAACTTTCCGATGGCCATGCTGACGCGCAAGATCGCCCCGGCCCTGGCGGCGGGCTGCGTCATGGTCTGCAAGCCGGCCAGCGAGACGCCGCTGACCGCCCTGGCCCTGGCCGCGCTGGCCGAGGAAGCGGGTATTCCGCCTGGCGTGCTGAGCGTGCTGGTCAGCACACCGGCCCTGTTCGGCGACATCGTCACCGCCTCCAGCGCAGTTCGGAAGATCACCTTTACGGGATCGACCGGGGTCGGGGCCAAGCTGATGGCTGCCTCGGCGCCGACCATCAAACGTTTGTCGCTGGAGTTGGGCGGCAACGCGCCG
Encoded proteins:
- a CDS encoding iron-containing alcohol dehydrogenase yields the protein MESGEQRLISMVNAGTLTFGPGALQRCAFDLVSRRATSVFIATTEPTLFLCRPLVETLEAAGVRATLWHDLVGEPTLKEFEAALAAARACEADAVVGLGGGSAMDVAKLVAALYDGRQGIMEVLGTDLVACRDLWLACVPTTAGTGSEVTPIAILGDEDEDLKKGVVSPHLVPDAAYLDPALTVTMPPSVTAATGLDALTHCIEAYANRFAHPLIDVYALGGIRLIADNIERACKHGDDLKARSAMMIASYYGGLCLGPVNTAAVHALAYPLGGEFHIAHGVANALLLPHVLRLNIEASPERYADIAQALGVAPSGDPMADALAGVERVIALADACGIKRRLSDFGIERQAIPRMATAAMKVTRLLERNPRVLTEADARAIYEAAW
- a CDS encoding helix-turn-helix domain-containing protein, which translates into the protein MNVFNSSDLTGRSAPGGWAGLFASQIEAMDFIPAKPDAFMAELASSDLGPLRMARLTCGRTTIERGASRIAAHKGRPTYLLMLQVRGEAEVSHYGKVSTLAEGDFVLCDSAAPIKIRFLDDVETLFLKVEASVLKEHLPSPECFCGRALRTSEGLTATATAMALNLFGHLEAGLSLNYRDRVARHLLDIVATAYALAFDAPSSRSSVVSGRCATVKLFIEQHLRDPELTPCSVAAGTKLSTRYLRMIFASENETVSAYILRRRLEQCARQIADPAWRGHSMTEIAFGWGFNSAPHFTRTFRDRFGLPPREYRRLKLEQEGGAFGTRTRQAARAA
- a CDS encoding NAD-dependent succinate-semialdehyde dehydrogenase, encoding MVTTTEARRTTLARPDLLRSQAYYAGAWRDAASGETIAVTDPFSGETLAQVALVGEGEIQAAIAAAEAAFPRWSRTPHRERGALLRRWLELIERDKEDLARLITLENGKPLKEARAEVAYGAGFIEIYAEMAAGVLGEIIPPNAPGRRLLVEREPIGVCAAITPWNFPMAMLTRKIAPALAAGCVMVCKPASETPLTALALAALAEEAGIPPGVLSVLVSTPALFGDIVTASSAVRKITFTGSTGVGAKLMAASAPTIKRLSLELGGNAPLLIFDDADLDTAVETAMVAKFRNGGQSCIAANRIYVQRGVYEAFLAAFQARIGALKVGDGLDPATDIGPLISGRAVEKVERHLDEALAGGGRLVHGGRGDGSLLSPPTLVADVASDALLTREETFGPLAGVIPFKTYDQAIARANDTPFGLAAYVCSSRPDTIAQAGRDLETGMVGINTGLISTAAAPFGGVKSSGVGREGSHHGLSEYLNYKYLCQAGL
- a CDS encoding GntR family transcriptional regulator, producing MARRSPVREDHVSVAPDGDARDRAEAGQGRIKRSPGYVEEVFEVIRADIMSLAIPPDTRISIDDLARRLGVSQTPIREALSMLEAIGLVTKRHFAGYCSAPQLNRRQLDQLYEARLLIEPFAARRAAEQMDDTAMAELVALADAMTPGESRQSYDKFADQDSELHDLIAAGSGNPIIRETLSRLHSHLHIFRLRFHSEVTTEAVNEHADLIAALTSRDPDAAEKAMREHIQRSYARVVPFAGE